The Candidatus Zixiibacteriota bacterium genomic interval AAAACGGAAATCCATTTCAACGGTGAATGGTTTTCCAAGATGAATTTTAGAGAGATAATGCAGCTGGCGGCCAAATTCACCGTGGCGAGGATGCTGGAACGAGATGATTTTGACCTTCGCTTCAAAGCCGGCAATCCGATCTCTGTCCATGAGCTTTTTTACCCCTTGATGCAGGCGTATGATTCGGTGGCAATCAAGGCCGATGTGGAAATCGGAGCCACGGAGCAGAAATTCAATCTGCTGACCGGGCGTGAAATCCAGGGTGACTATGGTGTTCAACCGCAGATGATACTGACCCTTCCGGTTCTGGTCGGCACCGATGGAGTTAACCGGATGTCCAAGTCGCTTGGAAATTATATCGGAATTGATGAAGCAGCCGGGGAGATGTTCGGCAAGGTAATGTCTATCCCCGATAATTTGATATACTCCTATTTTGAGCTGGCCACGGATGTCACACGTGAAGAGCTGGTCAGAATTAAGGCACAACTTGAAGATAAGGCCCTTAATCCAAAGACTCTGAAGGAGGAATTAGGCGAAACTCTCGTCCGGATGTATCATTCACCGGAAGCCGCAAGAGAGGCCCGGGGGGAATTCAAAAGAATATTCAGCCTGCATGAAGAGCCGGACGAAATAAGAGAATATGACTGTCATAAATATGGCGGGAAAGCCTGGATTGTCAGATTGATGACTGAGGGGGGCCTGGCGCCATCCCATGGCGAAGCGCGCCGTTTAATAAAGGGGGGAGGAGTCTCGATTAATGGCGAAAAAATAGCCGATGAAAATCTGGAACTGACTCTGCAGGATAATATTCTTCTGAAAGTGGGGAAGAGGAAATTTCTCCGGCTACGATGTCAATGAAATATGGAAACTCATACGGCCCGATTTGATTACAAGCTCTATATGCGAAGATTGTATTTTATTGTTCTGATTTTGCTTCTGGGGATTGCTGATGGTTGCGGCGGCGGCAAGGCATTGAAGGGGATCGATCAGGGAACTTCAGGATTTCCACCTTTGCCAAGCCGGAATATGATTGACCGTCAAGCCTATTCCTTCTATGCCAATGGCACAATATTCGAGGCAATGGGGGAAATTGACATGGCCAATCGGCAGTATGCCGAGGCACTGAGATTCTATCCTGACTCCCCGGAGATTCGCTATGCTTATGCCGGGACATTTTTCCGTCTGGGAGATTACCGTCGTGTTTTAAGGGAGTTGGAAAGCGTGCGTCGCCGCGGGGTAGGCCACTGGCTTCTTCTGGCCGACAGCTATCGCGCTCTGGGGGTCGATGACTCCGCGCGGACAGCCTATCGCGAGGCGGTCAAAATCGATTCCAATAATGTCGGCGCTTATCATTATCTGGCCGCGTTCTATCAGCAGGGCAACCAATTGGATTCGGCGGTCTGGGCCTATGGGAATATTTCTCACATATCACCCAGCTTTCGTGTTTTTCAGGAAATCGGCAATCTGCAGATGCGTCTCAACCGTCTCGACGAGGCGAAGGGGAGTTATTTTCAATCGATCACTCTTGATTCCAGCGAGAATAATGTCCGATCATATCTGGGGATATCGGTAATATATGAGCAGAGCGGGAATCGAGTCGAGGCCAAAAGATATCTCGAGCTGGCCGGCCGTCTTTCGCCCGGGAATGTTATGATTCAGAATCGTCTCCTTGGATATTACGAAGAAGATAATGAATTAGACAAGGCTGTCGTCGTTGCCAGAAATATTATTCCCCTCGCGCCACAGGATCGCAATCTGGTACGAAGACTGGGGATAATTTATTATGATGTCGATAGTCTCCGACTGGCTGATTCGATATTCACACTGCTCCTCAATCAGGGGGATGAAAATATCCTCAATTATTATTATGGCGGCCGGACGGCATTCCTGAAGGGAGATTATGACCTGGCGAGGACCGATTTCAGAAGGGTGACGGCTATGGCCGATTCCGTGGTCGATGGCTGGCTGAATTTGGGACTGGTCTATCAGGTACAGGATTCAGCCGATTCGGAGATACTGTCATATCGGGATGGTCTTCAATTTATGAAGAATCCCGACGATTCGGTGCGATTGCTATTTGTAATGGCCGCGGCATTGGAGAAAAAAGGAAGTTTTGATTCATCCGTCACCATCTTCGAAAGCATATTGAAAATCCGCCCGGAGCACAGTCAGTCTCTCAATTACCTTGCTTATATGCTGGCCGAAAGGGGCGTTCGACTCGATTATGCGACCGAATTGGTCCAGAACGCTCTCGCGATAATTCCGGATAATGGCGCTTATATCGACAGCTATGGCTGGATATTGTATAAAAAAGGAAATTTCCGCGGCGCTCTGGAGCAGATGCTTCGCGCCTATAATTATATCAGTAATGATGCCACCATTCTGGAACATCTGGGGGATGTCTATCAAGCTCTGGCCGACTCCGCCAATGCCCGCATATTCTGGAAAAGGGCGCTGGAAATCGATCCCGGAAACAGAGCGATCAAGGAGAAATTGGAGCAATGAGGCAGCGTTATTCTCATTTGATCCTTTTTCTGCTTGCATCCCTGTCGCTCATATTCATTCACTGCGCCCGAATCGAACCGCCACCGGGCGGGCCGATTGATAAAACTGCACCGACAATTTTGGCATCGGTTCCCTCGGCCGATTCGGTGAATGTCGCCCGGGGTGACAATATCTCCGTCACTTTCTCTGAGAACATTGACCGGGCTTCGGCTCAGTCGGCCGTTTTTATTTCTCCGCGCCCGTCCGGAATAATGAGATACAAGTGGAACGGCAGGATCCTGAATATTCTGCTTCCACAAACATTGGCGGATAGTACAACCTATGTGGTCAGCATCGGTTCGGCGGTCACTGACCTGCGCGGCAACAAAATGGAAAAGTCACATGTTTTTGCTTTTTCAACCGGCGGGCCGATAAGCCGGGGCGAAATTGACGGCGTCATCTTTCAGCAGGCCAAACCGGCCGCGGGAATGACGGTCGGCCTTTTTGACAGCGCTTCCATCGGAATAATCGGGCGTTCCGACTCCCTATATCCGCCGTTTTTGACACAATCGGGCAAGAACGGTGAATATGCCCTGCAGTATCTCCCGCGGGGCGGATACTTCACGTTCGCTTTCGATGACAGAAATAAGAATCAGTTTTTTGACTATCCGCAGGAGGCCTACGGCTTGCCTGACCGAATGGCCCACATTGACACCGGGTTCGCGCCGCGCAATATCAACTTCAACCTTCTTAAAGATGATACCAGCACTGTCTCCATTATTTCCGTTTCTATTACCGCCGACCATTTACTGAAAGTGCGTCTCTCGCGAGTGATTCCAGCGGAATTGATCAAAAGCAATCTGGAAAAGGTTTTCCTGATGCCAGAAGACACTACGAGCAAGGGGATTAATCCGGCTGCGATATTGGAGAAAGAAACAGATACCATCTCGGCCCTGAATTTCTATTTTCCGTCGCTTGCCGACGGCCATTATCGTATTAGGATAGAAAAGGAAGCAGTCAATCAGAGAAATGACAGCAACTCATTTATAGAGAGCGCCGCCTTTGACATCGAGTCTGAATCGGATAGAAATCGACCGACAATAACCTCGATCTCACATTCCGGGAAGATTGTTTTTCCGGCCGACAGCGTTATTGGCATACAATTCTCAGAACCGATAAACCGGCAAACATTCAATGACAGTGCTGTCAGCATAAGCAGTTCCGACAGCACCCTTCTTTCTGCCGGATGGCGCTGGAACGACGATTTTCGCCTGAATCTGCATGTTTCCGGGCTGGAGTGGGGTAAAGTATATCAAATGATGGTGAACGAGCGGCTGATATCCGATATGGCGGGGAATCAGGCTGGAGATTCAATCAAGACATATACGTTTAAGACCTACAGTCAGGATTCTCTGGGATCCGTGTCGGGTACGATGGCCATAGATTCAGATGTCGATACGGTCGACATTCCATATCTCAAATTCAAATCCGTAACCGACAATAAAGCTTTTACCTTCAGCATCATGGGAAAGCATTTCAATTTTCAATTGCCGTCCGGGAAATATATCCTGAATGGATTCATTGACCGTGATGCCAATGGCCGACAGGATTTTGGTTCTCTGTTTCCCTTGAAGCTGGCCGAGACCGGCGCTATCTATCCGGACACGGTCCGAATTCGTTCTCGTTTCGAATCGGCCGGGGTAGAGTTTATCTTCAAATAGTATGCATTCATACCGGCTCTGTGACCGAATCAAGTTACCTTTCCGGCATTCCGGAAACTTTTTCAAATCATGAATCTGAGATATCTTGTCCGCATGAAACGGCAGAAACGGCGACAGCCATAGTAAAAAAATAAAGGCGGGGTCATAACGTACCCCGCCTCTAAAGTCTGCATGGTAGATTCCGAATTAAGGCAGCGGGCCCCAGAGCTTCAGGATCACGCGGCGGTTCTTAGCGTTAGCATTCTGTTCATCCGGCATGGCAATCGGCTTTGCTTTGCCATAACTGACCGTGAACATCCGATAAAGGGCGATGCCGAATTTGTCGGTCAGATAGGTCTTGACCGCTTCGGCCCTTCTGATGCCGAGCAGGAAATTGTATTTGGCAGATCCACTGCGGTCGGTGTGACCGGCGACCTCCAATATCGAATGGGGATTATCGATCATCTTCTGACCGAGCCCTTCGATATTGTCCATGGCCAGCTGATTGAGTTCATAGCTGTCGTAATCGTAATTGACAGAGCCTTCCCATATGACCCGGTAATTTTCAAATCCTTTGGCCTGATTAAGAGCCTTATCGGTTTTGTCCGAGAGTTCTTTGGTCAGTGCTTCCATCTTCTTGATTTCATCGGCATTCATATCCGACTGCGCCTTAACCGTCTTCACATCGGAATCAACCTTGGCCTGCATTTCCGATAGCTTCTGGTCGACATACCCTTTACTGGCGCATCCAGCTAGCAATAAGGCTATCACCGCCAGCGCCAATAGGAAAATCCGGGTTTTCATCTTACCTCCAATTATGTTTAATATGATCGAATTCTCTTTCAAACCTCAATAATTGCAAAGGATATATGACGAAATTTCTCGAAAGTCAATATAAAATATAAGATTTTTGGGCTATTGCTTTACGGCACCGGCAGTTATGCCGGAAACTATCTGCCTTTGGAAAATAAGAAAAATTACCAGAACCGGTAGAACGGCCAGAGTCGAACCGGCCATCAAGTGCGGCCAGTCAATCGCCTGATGCCCCTGATAGAGGGCCAGACCCACCGGCAGCGTTCGCACCGATTCCGAACTGGTCAAAATAAGAGGGAAAAGAAATGAGTTCCAGTTGGTCATGAATCCCTGAATGGCCAGGACCGCCAGAGCCGGTCGACAAAGAGGCATGACCACTCTGAAGAGGACAGTTAATTCGCTGGCGCCATCCATCCGTGCAGCTTCCTCCATCGATGCCGGCAGGGTGTCAATATATTGCTTGACCAGAAAGACACCTATTGGATTGACCAGAAAGGGGAGAACCAGAGCCCAATAGGTGTCGTACATTCCTGCTTTATAAATCAACAAATAGAGGGGGATGATTATGATATGGGCCGGGATCATCAGAACAAATATAACCGAATAGAACCAGAGGTTTTTGCCAATGAACCGGTAGCGGGAGAAAGCATATCCGGCCATAAAGCAGAAAAGAATATTGCCCAGCGTGACCACTATCCCGACCATGGTCGAATTAAACAAATAGATTAACATATTTCCGGAACTAAATATATCATAATATGATAATAATGTATATTGTGCTGAAAATAGAGAAGTAAGGGTGACGGTTAGAGCCGCCGGGGCGAGTGAAACCCGGAACATCCAGAAAAGGGGAAAGATCATGATGACAAGAATAAAGGCGAGCAGGAGATACTTTGCCGGTCTCACCAGGTGTTCCTCTGCTTAATTAATCCGAATTGCAGAATGGAGAATCCGGCGATGATGAGGAAAAGGATATAGGCGGCCGCGGATGCGTATCCGAATTCAAAGCGGTTAAGGCCGGTTTCATAGATAAAGTAGACGGCGCTGGAAGTGCCATAATTCCCTTTGGTCATGACAAACATCTCGATAAAGACCTGAAAGGATTTGATGGTGTTGATGACGATGACAAAGAGGGCGACCGGTTTCAGAAGCGGGAGAGTTATATGGAAGAATTTGCGTATGGAACCGGCCCCGGCGACATCAGCCGCTTCATACAGTTCGCCCGGAATTGACTTTAAACCGGCCAGAAACAGCAGCATATAATATCCCACCGACATCCAGACATCCATCGCCATAATGGATAAAAGGGCGGTCTTATGCGAGAGCAGAAAACCATTTTCCGGCGGCGTGAGGCCAACCATCTGTGACAGGAGGCAGATATATCCCCCGCGCGAATAGAGATTGGTGAAGATTAAGGCAATGACCACCATCGAGGTGATCGATGGCATGAAAAATCCGGAGCGAAACAGGGTCCTGCCGGGGAAATTTCTATCAACCAGGAGAGCGAGAAAGAGGGAAATCACGGTGGTGATCGGAATCGTTCCCAGAACAAAGATGAAAGTATTTTTCAGTGCTTCGAGAAAGGCGCGGTCGGAGAAAAGGGCGACAAAATTGTCCATTCCTACCCAGTTATAGGTGGGGCGGAGAAGGCGATAATCGGTGAATCCAAGATAAAGCGAATAGCAGAGCGGAAAGAGCCAGAAGATGAGGAACGTTATTATCCAGGGGGAGGCAAAGAGATATCCAATCGACCGGGACGACCTCATTTATTATCAATCAGTTTCTGAATATTATTGCGCGCTTTGTGTAACGATTCGGCCGACGGTGCACCGTTGAAAAGTACTTCCTCAAGCATATTCTCGATGATATCTTCAATATCGACCCATCGCCGGTCAGGTGGAGGAAACGGAGAAAGATTCATTTCCATAATGAAAGCCTCAAGATTGGGGTCATCGCTGAAGAATTTATCCTTGGCAGCGGCTTTGCTTGAGGGATTGGCTGAGTAGTTGGCCCGGCAGAATTGCAGCTGATTGTCCTTTTCGGTGAGATATCGTATAAATCTCAGCGCCTCGACCGGGTGAGCGGATTTGGCGCTAACTGCCAGATACTCTCCGCCGACAAAAGACTTGCCGGGATAAGTGGGGCCGGGTATAAGGGAGGTCGTAAAATCAATCGGATTCTTCTCATTTCGGATTCGTTTGAGGAGCCAGTCGCCTGAAATGATGACGCCTACTTTCCCGGCGAGGAAAGCATCCTCGAGGCGCCGCTGGGTATCGACCATGGAGCAACTGTCATTAAGAAATTTGTATAATTTGAGCGCCTCGTAACCCTTCTCGCTTGAAATTACGGCATATTTGCCGTCTTTGCTGATAATTCGCCCTCCGGCGGCCCAGAAGAAAGGAAGGAATTTCTTATATAATGTATGTTTTTCCGCGGCGTTAGACCCAAACCCATAAATATCCTTGCCGAGAGAGTCAATCTTAAGGCAGAGTTCCTTTAATTGGTCCCAGTTTGCCGGGGCGTAGCGGTCTTTGAAGCCAGCCTGCTTGACAAGGGCATTATTGACAAACAGCACACGCGTTCCCAGTATCCAGGGAAAAGCATATATTTCCCGGTCGAAAATGGCCGGTGGCCAGCCGTAGAATCCGGCCGTATCCTCTATTATATCTCTAGTGATCGGGGTCAATAGCCCTTCTGAGGAAAATTCGAGCACCCAGTCGGAACCAAGCTCGACAATATCGGGAGCCGTTCCGGTGGAGAAGGCCACAACAATCTTCTCATGGCCATTCCCCCAGGTAAGGTCGGTCATTTCAATTTTGATTCCGGGATTTTTGGCTTCAAAATCAGAAATCATTTTCTCGATGGTTGGCCGGATAGACGGATCGGTCCAGAACTGCCACCATTCCAGCGTGACCGGGCCGCTCTGACGACCACCCTGAGAACAGGATAGAATTCCCATAAGGGAGAGTGCGGTCAGTAATCCAATCAAACATGCCTTTTTCATGATTCGAGAATATAAATCCAATCTGCTGTTGTCAAGTCAAACTTTTTGTTGATTTATGACCGGTGAATCAATTTACTAATTTCCATGCGCTTTCTCTTATATTATCGAATCGGTCTCTATACAGCATTGATATGCTTTCTTAATCTGACAGCCGCTATGGCCGGCGATAGTCCAGCAGAGAATAAGGGTTGGTTTGACAGCGGTACCATGCCCACACTGGTCATATCGATCATTTCCATTATCGTCGTGCTTTATGCCATAATATCCCTTAGAAAAGGGAAGAAGTTCAAGATCAGGGAAATCCCCGGACTTAAGGCAATTGAGGAAGCAGTCGGGCGGGCGACCGAAATGGGGGCACCGATTCTCTTTACCCCGGGATACGGTGGCGATATCCAGCGGCCGACAACAATTGCTTCGATGAATATTCTATCGACGGTCGCCGAGAAGGCGGCGGAGTACGATTCCCGGCTGATATACCCGACACACGACCCGGTCATCATGGCCGTGGCCCAGGAGGTAGTAAGAGAGGGATGTATCAAAGCCGGCTACCCGGACCGATTTCGGGCTGACGATATTTTCTATATTTCATCATCGCAGTTCGGATATGCTGCGGCGGTCGATGGTATAATCAGCCGCACCAAACCGGCATCAATTTTCCTGCTCGGAACCTTTGAGGCTGAATCGCTGATTATGGCTGAAACCGGCAATGCGGTCGGCGCCATACAGATTGCCGGAACAGACTCCACCATACAGCTGGCCTTCTTCATTGTGGCCTGTGATTATACTCTGATCGGCGAGGAGCTCTTTGCCGCCTCGGGATATTTGACCGGGAATGACTCTATTCTGGCCTCGGTAAGAGCGCAGGATCTTCTGAAAATTCTCATTGCGCTATTTGTGGTTCTGGCCGTCATCTGGGCGACCGTCGATCCGACATCGAGCTGGTGGAGATATTAGATGGCGACAAGGATTCCGCTGCTGATTTGCCTGATTTTCGGCGTCATAATGTTCCTGCAGTATTTTTCGGTTCACCCTCTGGCCAAAGCGGCCTACAGCAATATTCTTGACTGGTGGCAGATAATCTTCGCCTTTACTCTTCTAGTCGGGGCGGCCGGATTTATGAAAAACAGTCTCAAGAGCATCAGCTTCAGAAAAGAGACGCCATATAAAACGATTGCTCTATTGGGCCTGGTCATGATGCCAATCCTGGCCCTGGCGGGGGGAACAAGAATTGGTTCTCCATTCCTTTGGGTTTTCGAAAATATCCAGGCGCCGATGCAGGCGACGGTTTTTTCGCTCTTGGCCTTTTTTGTCGCCTCGGCCTCGTTCCGCGGTTTCCGCGCCCGCACCGTACCGGCGGCCATTCTGCTTGTCGCGGCTGTGATTGTATTGATTGGACGGGTGCCGATTACGGAATTGCTGTCAAGCACTTTTCCCAAAGTCACATTCTGGATCCAGAATTATCCCTCGATGGCGGCCCGGCGGGCGATTCTGATCGGCATCGGTCTTGGCTCCATGACCACCGCCCTGCGGGTCATTCTCGGCATTGAACGTACTTACCTGCGGGGTGAGTGATGGATCGGCTCAGGGTAAGATGGATCATATTTTCCTCGCTCTTTATAGTCGTGGTACTATCCTATTTGGTCACGTTAAGGATAGAAACGACTCCCTCGCCGGAAGTGCGGAGGGCCTTTGATTATCTTGAGAATCTGCCGGATTCATCGGTAGTGATGATCTCATTTGACCATGAGGCATCCTCCCTTCCCGAAATTCAACCGATCACTCTCGCTCTGCTTCGGCATGCTTTCCGAAGGAATCTGAGGGTCGTCGGTCTTTCGCTCTTTGCCGAGGGGACCGCTATCGGATACCGTATGCTGAATAAAACCGCTCAGGAATTTGGGCGGGTGTACGGTCAGGACTATCTCTTTCTCGGATTCAAGCCGCAGCATATTTCCGCCATCCTGGGTATGGGAGAATCGATCAGGCGAGTTTTCCCCGAAGATTATTCGGGGAATAAATTGGACAATCTCGCCTTGATGAAGAATATTTCCAACTATGGCGATATTGCTGTTGTGATATCAATTGCCGACGGTGACAGGACGGTGCAATGGATCGAGTATGCGGGAGCGAGGTATAAACAGAAAATTATCGCCGGGATCACCGCGGCCATGATTACTACGTACGATCCGTATCTCGGATCGGGACAACTCTATTCGGCCGTGGGGGGATTGAAGGGGGCCGCCGAATATGAGAATCTTGATGGACATCTCGGCGGAGGGAATCGCGGTATGATCTCACAGACCGCGGCTCATCTCTTTATAATCTCTCTCATCGCAATTGGGAATATTCTTTATTTCCGGAATAGAAAGGGGAGAGGCTGATATGGATTGGGGTGTAATGATCGCAGGGCTTCTCACCCTGGCCATATACTCATTTCTATATAAGGACAACCCGGTATATAAAGCGGCGGAATCGCTTCTTATCGGCCTCTCGATAGGATATGCCCTGGTCATCTACTGGCAGACGACCCTGATGGATATTCTATTTTATCCTCTGATCAGAGACACGAAATTGATTTTGATCATTCCTTTAGTCCTGGGGCTGATGATGTTCAGCCGGTTCACGCGAAAATTCTCATGGTTGTCGCGAATACCGATTGCACTCATGATCGGCGCCGGCGCCGGAGTGGCCATACCGGCGATGCTTTATGCCCGCACATTGAAGCAGGTCTCGGCTTCGGTGCAACCGATGATTGAAAACGGGAATTTCAATATTTCGGCTTTGGTAGTGGTGATCGGAATGATATCGACTCTGGCTTATTTTTATTTCAGTCGCGAACATGACGGCGTCATGGGGAAAGTGGCCAGACTGGGGACTTATTTTTTGATGATTTTCTTCGGAGCCACCTTCGGCTATACGGTTATGTCCCGGCTGTCAACTTTGATCGGGCGCGTTGATTTTCTATTGATTGATTTTTTGCATGTTATCCAATGACCTGTCCGAAATGCAAAATAAGGATGAAGGAACTGAAGCGTTCCTTCCATAAACAGCGGAAATGGGTCTGCCCGCAATGCGGCAAGATCCGATTCCAGCAGGCGGGAATTAAGAAGTGACAGCAACTATTGCGGATCAATTTCGTAAAATCGGTGGAAGATATAATTAGGCTATGGAAATAAAGGTCGGCACGTCGGGATACAGTTTTGATGATTGGGTCGGACCCTTTTATCCTCCGGATATTAAGAAGGGGAAAATGTTCGACCATTATGTCAAACATTTTAATACCGTGGAAATAAACTCCACCTACTATCGTATTCCGCACCCGGCGGTGATGGCCAACATCGAGGAGAAATCCCCGGCCGGGTTTGAATTCATCGTCAAGACACCCGACATACTCACGCACAAAAGAAGAGAGATTGAAAAGGGAGTCGCTGAATTCTGCGAATGTCTGAAACCGATGTCTGAATCAGGCAAGTTGAAAGGATTGCTGGCGCAGTTTCCATACTCATTCAAGTTTTCAAAGGAGAACCTCGATTATATCAGCCGCTGCCGCGACCTCCTACAGCCCCATCGGCTCTTTACGGAATTCCGGCATAACAGCTGGGTTAATAGGGAAATGTATGATTCCTTGCGAAAAGAGAATATTGGTTATGTGGCGGTGGATGAGCCGCAACTGCCGGGGCTTCTGAAGCCGGACCTTTTTACTACCACCGACACCGCTTATCTTCGCCTCCACGGCCGTAACAGCCGGCAATGGTGGGAGGGGGGAGCGCTGCGGTATGATTATGACTATAGCCCGGAGGAATTGCAGGAATGGAAGGAGCGCGTGAAAAAACTTGAGGGGAAAGCCGGCAAGCTTTATATATTTTTCAATAACTGCCACCTGGGGCAGGCAGTCAAAAATGCCCGACAAATGAAGGAAATGCTGAATCTCTGATTTTTTTATTGACCTTCCGTAGTTCTGATGTTAAATAGCGGTAGATTGGAGTCATTGTGCAAGAGTATTTGAGACTGGACAACATTCGCAAGGCTTATGACGGCAAGGTAGCGGTCGACAGCCTTTCTCTTTTAGTTCCCAAAGGGGCTATTTATGGCATTCTCGGCCCCAATGGCGCCGGCAAGACAACCACTATCAGAATGATAATGGATATTATCGCGCCCGACTCCGGGAACATCCTGGTGGAAGGACGAAAGGCCGACGGGAATTTCAAGAATCGGGTCGGATACCTTCCGGAGGAACGGGGACTATTCAAGAAGATGACATTGCTCGAGGTGATCACTTTTCTGGCGCAGGTGAAAGGCTGGGACAGAGCCCGGATAAATCAGGCGATCGACCCGTGGCTGGAGAAGATGTCCCTTTCGGAGTATAAGCTGCGTAAGGTGGAGGAGCTTTCGAAAGGTATGCAGCAGAAGCTGCAGTTTATTACGACCCTTATTCATCAACCGGAACTGATCATTCTCGATGAGCTCTTTTCGGGACTGGATCCGCTAAATATCGAGCTTATTAAGGGGATTCTTCTTGACGAGAAACGGCGCGGTACGACCATCCTATTCTCTACCCATGTTATGGAGCAGGCGGAAAAATTGTGCGATTTCATATGTCTGATAAATCAAGGGGAAAAAGTGCTTGACGGGAGTCTTGCCGATATCAAGGCGAAATTTGGAAAGAACTCCATTCAGATTGAGATGGCGGGCGATGGCTCTTTCATTCGGGAAATGGCCGGGGTGGAATCTGTTTCCGAGTTCAACAATTATTTCGAATTGAAACTGGCTCATAACGCCGACAGCCATGAGATTTTGAAACAGATTGCAGATAGAGTCAATATCAGGCGGTTTGAAATGATGTCTCCATCGCTGTATGGAATATTTATCGAAGTGGCTCGTACCGACCCCAGAAGAACATCGGGAACGGAGGCATCAAATGTCTAAGCTCTGGATTCTTATCGCGCGGGAATATGCCCAGGTAGTCAAGAAAAAATCATTTCTGATAGGAATTCTTCTTACTCCTATATTTATGATCGCCATTACCGTTCTTCCGGCTATGCTGGCTACCAAGAAACCGGCGACAATGGAAAAGATTGCCATTATAGACCTCGACCAGCAGGGGATAGGAGAGGCATTCAAAGAGGCGATAAAGCGTTATAAACTGGATGACAGCACGCCATCTTATAAAGTTACTGATATATATGTGATGGATCCAGATGACTCTATCGCCGTCGCCGAACGCAGACAAGCCCTGGACTCGCTGGTTTCCGGGGGGACTTTGAAAAGCTACCTGATTCTGGGGAAAGGTATAGCCGATAAAGATTCGGCTTATCTGGTTGCCAAATCATTCAGTATCAGCACCGCCTCGCGCTTTGAGAATCGCATTTCGGATATTCTCGCCGGCATACGACTCAAGAAATCTAATATCAATCTGAATTCCGATTCGGTATTGACTCTAACCCGGAGAATTGAACTGACCCAGCAAGCGCCGGGCGGCAAGGTGCGTGATTTTCTGACGATGTATATGGCCGGGATTGTCTTTGTCATGATAATTTTCTCAACCGTCATCGGCTATGGACAAATTCTAATGCGCTC includes:
- a CDS encoding extracellular solute-binding protein, producing the protein MKKACLIGLLTALSLMGILSCSQGGRQSGPVTLEWWQFWTDPSIRPTIEKMISDFEAKNPGIKIEMTDLTWGNGHEKIVVAFSTGTAPDIVELGSDWVLEFSSEGLLTPITRDIIEDTAGFYGWPPAIFDREIYAFPWILGTRVLFVNNALVKQAGFKDRYAPANWDQLKELCLKIDSLGKDIYGFGSNAAEKHTLYKKFLPFFWAAGGRIISKDGKYAVISSEKGYEALKLYKFLNDSCSMVDTQRRLEDAFLAGKVGVIISGDWLLKRIRNEKNPIDFTTSLIPGPTYPGKSFVGGEYLAVSAKSAHPVEALRFIRYLTEKDNQLQFCRANYSANPSSKAAAKDKFFSDDPNLEAFIMEMNLSPFPPPDRRWVDIEDIIENMLEEVLFNGAPSAESLHKARNNIQKLIDNK
- a CDS encoding ABC transporter permease; this translates as MSKLWILIAREYAQVVKKKSFLIGILLTPIFMIAITVLPAMLATKKPATMEKIAIIDLDQQGIGEAFKEAIKRYKLDDSTPSYKVTDIYVMDPDDSIAVAERRQALDSLVSGGTLKSYLILGKGIADKDSAYLVAKSFSISTASRFENRISDILAGIRLKKSNINLNSDSVLTLTRRIELTQQAPGGKVRDFLTMYMAGIVFVMIIFSTVIGYGQILMRSVIEEKNSRIMEVMISSVSPFQLMAGKIIGLGLASLTQVGVWVIIGLGIYSYRGALNVSADISGIIFNPVFITFFVIYLVIGYILYSTLFALIGSVCNTDKEAQNFLFPITMSLIFPIIIAMYIIQEPDSVLAVTLSLVPFFTPTMMILRMNVIGAENFSFGNPIIFQAALGVVITTLTTVLVIWLTSRVFRIGILMYGKRPTLPEIIKWMRYK
- a CDS encoding ATP-binding cassette domain-containing protein; the protein is MQEYLRLDNIRKAYDGKVAVDSLSLLVPKGAIYGILGPNGAGKTTTIRMIMDIIAPDSGNILVEGRKADGNFKNRVGYLPEERGLFKKMTLLEVITFLAQVKGWDRARINQAIDPWLEKMSLSEYKLRKVEELSKGMQQKLQFITTLIHQPELIILDELFSGLDPLNIELIKGILLDEKRRGTTILFSTHVMEQAEKLCDFICLINQGEKVLDGSLADIKAKFGKNSIQIEMAGDGSFIREMAGVESVSEFNNYFELKLAHNADSHEILKQIADRVNIRRFEMMSPSLYGIFIEVARTDPRRTSGTEASNV
- a CDS encoding DUF72 domain-containing protein, with amino-acid sequence MEIKVGTSGYSFDDWVGPFYPPDIKKGKMFDHYVKHFNTVEINSTYYRIPHPAVMANIEEKSPAGFEFIVKTPDILTHKRREIEKGVAEFCECLKPMSESGKLKGLLAQFPYSFKFSKENLDYISRCRDLLQPHRLFTEFRHNSWVNREMYDSLRKENIGYVAVDEPQLPGLLKPDLFTTTDTAYLRLHGRNSRQWWEGGALRYDYDYSPEELQEWKERVKKLEGKAGKLYIFFNNCHLGQAVKNARQMKEMLNL